The following nucleotide sequence is from Mucilaginibacter sp. cycad4.
CTGTTGTCCACATATTTATCCAAACGTAAATGAATGGTATCTTTTACAGAATATGCTATGGTTTGCTTTTTAATCGAAGACTGGGCTAATACACTCGTAATAGCCATCAGGCAGACGATAATGATTAATAAAACTCTTTTCATGTCAATACTTTTAATAATGCTTTGAGACTTTCTTGCTTTTAAATTTTTGTAGTTGCAGATTTATTCATTCGACCCCTAATTCTCTTTTTTGCGAATGCCCTTTGCTTCAAACATCCCCATCAGGGCACCCTTTACATGATCTTCGTCAACTGGCTCCAGCGTTAGGCTTACATCATACCCCTGTGATATGAAGGCGATGGCTACGGTTTTATCTTTTTCGTCCATCCGTGTGATCTTCGCGGTTTCTTTGCCTGTCGAATCCTGAACAGTTCCACTTAATTTGCCGTCTTTCCGATCGATAACTAATATCATTTTTGCATCACCGTTAGGAGTACCCAATACTATGACGTTCCATTTGCCGGGGTAGTAGTCTTTTGTTTGAGCCCTTACGCACATTGCAGCGCCCATGCAAAAAAAGGCCAGGAGAATTATCTTAAATTTTTTCACGTTGTTTTAAATTTTTAATTATTTACTATCAATTATTTACTTATTTTATGTCAACCTCTTAACTCCGATCATGCCCGGGGTATAGGTTATCTTCCTGAACTATCGATGTTAATTTTGCGGCAACTTGCTTTGTAATTTCTTGTAAAGCATGTTCGTTGCCAACGCTGGGCTCAGCCGATACAAAAAGTCCATCAATTTCGAATCAGTGCCTATAAATATTCTTGGTTTGCCGGCAGCTACCCCATTTAATATTTGCGCTGCTGCATCCTTTGGCGACAATATCTTCCCGGCTTGTTTTGCCTTTTCTTCTCCTTTGCCGGTTGCCAAACCCGAATTAGTCATGATGTCCGTTTTCATAGCGCCTGGAAAAACAACAGAAGCCTGTACTGTACTTTTTTTCAATTCAGCTTGTAGTCCTTCCGTCATTAATTTGACAGCCGCCTTGGATGCGCAGTAGATAGATTGACCTGGAACCGGCAGGAAACCACCCATACTTGCGATATTGACTATAACTGCCTCAGGCCGGGTAAGCAGATGCGGCAACAAGACCTTAGTCAGATTAAGTGTTCCAAAAAAATTGACATTAAAGATTTTTTCTATTATGCCCTCATCCAAATCCTTTAGCGGAATAAATGGCTGGATAATTCCCGCATTGTTAAAAAGACCGTCAATCCGCTCATGCCCGGCAATCACCTGATGGATTAGTGATATCACGGCTTCCCTATCCGTAATATCGACCTGGTGGATGAATAAAAATTTCGATAACTGACCTGCGCATTTTTTAGTTTCTTCAAGCCCGGCAGCATTCCTGTCTAATGCGATAACTGTACTGCCTTTTGAAAGTAAATTTAATACCAGTTCCCTTCCAAGACCGCCACCGCCGCCTGTCACTACAAATGTTTTATTTTCAAAATTCATTGACATTTCAACTATGTGTTTGATCTTTTTTTAATACCCGCCGAATGAAACCTCACTGCTGGTCCCTAATGTTGCACTTACTAAAACTGTTATTTCCGGCAAAACCGCAATCTGGGTTTCGGCACGCGGCCGGCTATAGGATTCGAGGGCGTTAAATTGCTTTCCAGCCCAGTCCTTATCAGCAGCGGTATTCTCAGCAAGCCGGTCTAATGCCTGAAGGCCAATAGCAGCAGCTAAAGACAAATTTTTTGACTGGTCCTTTACATCCGCCAATCGCTTATTTCCCAGGAACAGCTGTTGTAATTGACTGTCATTGATTTGCCAGGCAGCAAGGTAATTGCGTATCTCTCCCTCTGCTTTTTTGTCGTGATTTTTGAGAAATGCTTTAACTGATTCCCGAAATTTGCGTTTGGTATCGGAGTCCACAAACAAGATATCCGACACAGAAGTGAATGGCGTGGTTTGATAGGCTGCAGCGGGTCCTTTTGAAAATCCGGCGATCATTTTCTGGTATCCACGAACAGGGCTAAGCACATCAGTTAATGTTTTTACCTGTGCGATATCTTCCGTGCCGGCAAGGCGGCGAAGAGCACGTTCATAGTTACTTATTTGCAATAGGCCTTGCAGATCAAGCTGAAGATTTAAAGTGGATAAGCGCCTGTACATATCATCAACATCCTTAACAGAAGCTGGCGACCATAAGCGTTCTGCTATTGCTCCCGCACGCGGCCAAATCCTTGCATCAATATTTGCATTATCAGCTAATTCGGTCCATTGTGCCGCCTCTCCACCGAGAACGCCAGTTAAATCCACATTTTCAAATTCAGGATTGTTATAATGATAGACAGCAGGCATGAAGGTATCGAGGTAGAAGCCTTCAGAGATCAAAGATTTATTACCATGTGCGGCAAAGTCCGCAGGGCTGCCGTGCGATTTGATAATACCACCCATTGTGGCAGGTATCCATTTCTGCACAATCACATCTTTGGGTATGTTTTCATTGAAGAGTTCCTCCCATCCTATAGTTTCCCGATGATGCTTTGTAAGGATTTTATGAACGCGGTTTACGAAGTAACGCTGCAATTCTTCGGTACTTTGCATATTATGAGCTACCATCCATTTTACGATTGCCGGATTAAGCTTCCAGGCTAATCCATTATTTTCATCGGCTCCGATATGAACATAAGGTGATGGAAAAACTGTCGTCATTTCACCCAAAAAATTGTCGAGAAATTTATACACCTTTTCATTGGTCGCATCAAATGTTGACGCTTCCAGGTTAACCACCATATCTGCCATTCCACCTGTGTGTGGCCGGTTCGGATCGGGATGTTCATTTTGCCATTGAGGCCGTGGACCAGGCCGGTAAGGGCCGGGCTGACTGGCCAACTCCGGATATCCCGCGAACCAGCTTTGAGAATGTCCGGGCATATCGAACTCCGGAATAATGATAATACCACGGTCGGCAGCATAGGCAACTATCTCCTTAAGCTGTGTCTGTGTATAGAAATCTCCATTCGAGCCTTTTTCCTGGAGCATTGGAAACAATTTTGATTCTACGCGAAAGCCTTCATCATCCGAAAGATGCCAGTGCAAAACATTCATTTTGACTGCTGCCATAGCATCGATGTTCCTTTTGATCCCATCAGCAGAAACGAAATGCCTGGCGACATCTATCATTAGCCCACGCCACTGAAAACGAGGAGCATCACTAATTGATACACATGGAAAATAGTATCCTTCCCGGTCCCTCATACACAATTGGATCATCGTTTGAAGTCCCCGCAATGCGCCAATCGTATTATTAGCGTCAAGTTTGATATGAGAAGGTTCGATGAGTAACTTATAACTTTCATCGGCCCCGATAAACATTTTTGCTTTATTTAAAACTGTAACCTTAACAGCATACTGGCTGATTGTGTCATTTGGCAAAATATATTGCTGAGGGAAAACCAATCCGGTTTCACGGTTTAGC
It contains:
- a CDS encoding SDR family NAD(P)-dependent oxidoreductase yields the protein MNFENKTFVVTGGGGGLGRELVLNLLSKGSTVIALDRNAAGLEETKKCAGQLSKFLFIHQVDITDREAVISLIHQVIAGHERIDGLFNNAGIIQPFIPLKDLDEGIIEKIFNVNFFGTLNLTKVLLPHLLTRPEAVIVNIASMGGFLPVPGQSIYCASKAAVKLMTEGLQAELKKSTVQASVVFPGAMKTDIMTNSGLATGKGEEKAKQAGKILSPKDAAAQILNGVAAGKPRIFIGTDSKLMDFLYRLSPALATNMLYKKLQSKLPQN
- a CDS encoding family 20 glycosylhydrolase; this encodes MKRLLIIILACVSLKSIAQGTGEKLNVMPYPMNLRQTEGKFRIAGKFTIAVKATAGDSLLYRVVNRAYQALNRETGLVFPQQYILPNDTISQYAVKVTVLNKAKMFIGADESYKLLIEPSHIKLDANNTIGALRGLQTMIQLCMRDREGYYFPCVSISDAPRFQWRGLMIDVARHFVSADGIKRNIDAMAAVKMNVLHWHLSDDEGFRVESKLFPMLQEKGSNGDFYTQTQLKEIVAYAADRGIIIIPEFDMPGHSQSWFAGYPELASQPGPYRPGPRPQWQNEHPDPNRPHTGGMADMVVNLEASTFDATNEKVYKFLDNFLGEMTTVFPSPYVHIGADENNGLAWKLNPAIVKWMVAHNMQSTEELQRYFVNRVHKILTKHHRETIGWEELFNENIPKDVIVQKWIPATMGGIIKSHGSPADFAAHGNKSLISEGFYLDTFMPAVYHYNNPEFENVDLTGVLGGEAAQWTELADNANIDARIWPRAGAIAERLWSPASVKDVDDMYRRLSTLNLQLDLQGLLQISNYERALRRLAGTEDIAQVKTLTDVLSPVRGYQKMIAGFSKGPAAAYQTTPFTSVSDILFVDSDTKRKFRESVKAFLKNHDKKAEGEIRNYLAAWQINDSQLQQLFLGNKRLADVKDQSKNLSLAAAIGLQALDRLAENTAADKDWAGKQFNALESYSRPRAETQIAVLPEITVLVSATLGTSSEVSFGGY